In one Dreissena polymorpha isolate Duluth1 chromosome 7, UMN_Dpol_1.0, whole genome shotgun sequence genomic region, the following are encoded:
- the LOC127839342 gene encoding BTB/POZ domain-containing protein 6-B-like: MEMATTSQYSESFAETNLKMLENESLCDVIFAAGNEQKQIKCHKFILASRSPVLYAMFCGTLAESKDVIYVPDIEPSTLDNLLRYLYSGKVEINADTVLCVLYTAKKYDIPGLESQCKTFLNDNLDAENVCTVLDQAIVFGDEEMKAKSLEFIMDKSKSVLKSDAFTQMSKSGLQEVLKLESFSASECELYLGCKRWATHRCRAAGKQETDEQRRQELGDELIDLIRFPTMTLVEFTDAVASGNVLNKDELLCIYRSIAKQEIASKFKNKPRLGLTASLCLTASTKVLFVRCKRMEKVWKYEGSQDGLSFTVSKDCVLSAVDMVLPVFEGSVTGVFELLEDTTVVHTQNVTLHYNKGTTNLLVNLDKHLTLQSTKEYSIRQRMKGSSVFFCGSTNTNITMEGVAQ; the protein is encoded by the exons ATG GAAATGGCAACCACGTCGCAGTATTCGGAATCCTTCGCCGAAACAAATCTTAAAATGCTTGAGAACGAATCACTTTGTGACGTCATATTTGCTGCCGGAAACGAACAAAAACAGATAAAATGTCACAAATTCATTCTCGCCAGCCGAAGTCCAGTCCTCTATGCCATGTTTTGTGGCACCCTGGCCGAATCCAAAGACGTCATCTATGTTCCAGATATAGAGCCATCTACCCTAGATAATCTATTACG ATATCTTTACAGTGGCAAGGTCGAAATAAACGCAGACACAGTTCTTTGTGTGTTGTACACGGCGAAGAAATACGATATTCCTGGGCTGGAATCTCAATGCAAGACATTCCTAAATGACAACCTTGATGCCGAAAATGTCTGCACAGTTCTGGACCAGGCAATAGTGTTTGGCGATGAAGAGATGAAAGCTAAAAGTTTAGAATTTATAATGGACAAATCCAAGAGTGTTTTGAAATCAGATGCATTTACTCAAATGTCAAAGTCTGGATTGCAAGAGGTGCTTAAACTGGAGTCTTTTAGCGCAAGTGAATGTGAACTGTATCTTGGATGTAAACGATGGGCTACGCATAGATGTAGAGCCGCCGGGAAACAAGAAACAGATGAACAGAGAAGGCAGGAGTTGGGGGACGAACTTATTGACCTGATTAGATTCCCGACCATGACGCTGGTAGAGTTCACGGATGCTGTAGCTTCTGGAAACGTACTGAATAAAGATGAATTGCTCTGCATTTATCGCAGCATTGCAAAACAAGAAATTGCCTCAAAATTCAAAAACAAACCCCGACTGGGTTTAACGGCGAGCCTTTGTTTAACGGCGAGCacaaaagttttgtttgtaaGGTGTAAACGCATGGAAAAAGTTTGGAAGTATGAAGGGTCACAGGATGGTCTTAGTTTTACAGTGTCTAAAGACTGTGTACTCAGTGCAGTGGATATGGTTTTGCCGGTTTTTGAAGGTTCTGTGACAGGCGTATTTGAGCTCCTTGAGGACACAACTGTCGTTCATACTCAGAATGTTACGTTACATTACAATAAAGGTACTACCAATTTGCTCGTTAATTTAGATAAACATCTTACTCTTCAATCCACGAAAGAATATTCCATAAGACAAAGAATGAAAGGCTCAAGCGTGTTTTTCTGTGGTTCAACGAATACCAATATAACGATGGAAGGTGTGGCTCAGTGA
- the LOC127840104 gene encoding BTB/POZ domain-containing protein 6-like, whose amino-acid sequence MEMTTKWQYSESFAETNLKMLENEALCDVIFAAGNEQKQLKCHKVILASNSPVFYAMFCGTLAESKDVIYVPDIESSTLYHLLRYLYSGKVEINADTVLSLLYTAKKYDIPGLASQCKTFLNDNFDAENVCTVLYQAIVFDDE is encoded by the exons ATG GAAATGACGACCAAATGGCAGTATTCGGAATCCTTCGCCGAAACAAATCTGAAAATGCTTGAAAACGAAGCACTCTGTGATGTCATATTTGCTGCCGGAAACGAACAAAAACAGTTAAAATGTCACAAAGTCATTCTCGCCAGCAATAGTCCAGTATTCTATGCCATGTTTTGTGGCACCCTGGCCGAATCCAAAGACGTCATCTACGTTCCAGATATAGAGTCATCTACCCTATATCATCTATTACG ATATCTGTACAGTGGCAAGGTCGAAATAAACGCAGACACAGTTCTAAGTTTGTTGTACACGGCGAAGAAATACGATATTCCTGGTCTGGCATCTCAATGCAAGACAttccttaatgacaactttgatGCCGAAAATGTTTGCACAGTTCTTTACCAGGCAATAGTGTTTGACGATGAATAG
- the LOC127839476 gene encoding zinc finger protein 862-like, which yields MKNLYYLAQRNDPSSAISDLNKLLTHHHISKFDCLTKADKSLPYEHHQSVKEMQDAMAEVVRTQLIADVKQSGIFSVMCDESTDVSTEKTLVLYVRYAHQGQTNTKFLEVTELNGDECTASNLYQTITRIIEMRGLSMESIACMTTDGASVMTGVRGGVTTLMKQRNGLTLSIHCIAHRLALASGQAADSDKYLKKFQAMINTIYKYYHYSPKHQSRLKKIQQVYEMAERKFKQTFHTRWLSFEGAVDALLANYDALVTCMEMDSAEFGDPVAKGLLKFITDYRFLYTSHYMKDVLTTLNILSKNFQRRDLTVSELAFQLNAAVGALRAMKTVPGPFLRTFISSLPENYVDGFQYGVEGRMNQIKCSQNLVTLTITSMENYLGVLLNNLSERFTDNGTVSRFSIFDPSRLPSLEDELLTYGNEEIHQLAEFYGRDASPLSVNPDDLRAEWCLFKYYMNNNYRRMSFSDMAERVLQNGNTTASYPNVSKLIKVCLVLPVSSADCERGFSRYNLIKTKPRNRLYTSTVNTLMMLTVDTPALADMDNFNFGRAFDVWAAAKARRARHFMNNK from the coding sequence ATGAAGAATTTGTACTACCTTGCTCAACGAAACGATCCGTCGAGTGCCATCAGTGACCTGAACAAACTACTGACCCATCATCACATCTCCAAGTTCGACTGCTTGACGAAAGCGGACAAATCACTACCATACGAACATCACCAAAGTGTCAAGGAGATGCAGGATGCGATGGCTGAAGTCGTAAGAACTCAGTTGATCGCAGACGTCAAGCAGAGCGGCATCTTTTCTGTCATGTGCGACGAGTCAACGGACGTATCCACAGAAAAGACTCTCGTTCTCTACGTCCGATACGCTCATCAAGGACAGACAAACACGAAGTTCCTGGAGGTCACTGAATTGAACGGCGACGAGTGCACAGCCAGTAACTTGTACCAGACCATCACAAGAATTATCGAAATGAGAGGACTCAGCATGGAAAGCATAGCCTGTATGACAACCGACGGTGCGAGCGTTATGACAGGTGTACGGGGAGGCGTTACAACGCTGATGAAACAACGAAACGGTCTCACGCTCAGTATCCACTGCATCGCACACAGACTAGCCCTGGCCAGTGGACAAGCCGCCGACAGTGACAAGTACTTAAAGAAATTCCAGGCCATGATAAACACGATATATAAGTACTATCACTACTCGCCGAAACATCAGTCAAGACTTAAAAAGATCCAACAAGTGTACGAAATGGCTGAACGGAAATTCAAGCAGACGTTCCATACTCGGTGGCTGTCATTTGAGGGAGCTGTCGACGCCTTGCTAGCAAACTATGATGCGCTGGTAACATGTATGGAGATGGATTCAGCCGAGTTTGGTGATCCCGTTGCGAAAGGTCTGCTGAAATTCATAACGGACTACCGGTTCCTGTACACCTCCCACTACATGAAAGATGTACTAACGACATTGAACATTCTAAGTAAAAACTTTCAGAGACGCGATTTAACAGTGTCTGAGCTGGCCTTTCAACTCAATGCGGCAGTCGGTGCGTTGCGCGCAATGAAGACGGTACCTGGGCCGTTCCTGAGAACATTCATTTCCAGTCTACCAGAGAACTACGTCGATGGGTTCCAATATGGAGTAGAGGGTCGGATGAATCAGATCAAGTGTTCACAAAACCTTGTGACGCTCACCATAACGAGCATGGAGAATTACTTAGGAGTGCTTCTCAACAATCTGTCCGAGCGATTCACGGACAACGGAACTGTATCCCGTTTCTCGATCTTCGATCCATCCAGGCTGCCATCTTTAGAGGACGAATTACTTACCTACGGAAACGAGGAAATCCACCAACTCGCTGAGTTCTACGGTAGAGACGCTTCACCCCTATCCGTTAATCCCGACGATTTACGAGCGGAATGGTGCCTATTCAAGTACTACATGAACAACAATTACCGGCGGATGAGTTTCAGTGACATGGCTGAACGTGTGCTGCAGAACGGGAATACAACTGCGTCCTATCCGAACGTGTCTAAACTAATAAAAGTGTGTTTGGTTTTACCAGTGTCTAGTGCTGACTGCGAGCGCGGGTTTTCCCGGTACAATTTGATCAAAACCAAACCCAGGAACAGACTTTACACGTCAACTGTGAACACCCTAATGATGCTGACAGTCGACACACCGGCGTTAGCTGATATGGATAACTTTAACTTTGGCAGAGCATTCGACGTGTGGGCAGCAGCGAAGGCAAGACGAGCAAGACATTTCATGAACAACAAGTGA